The following are from one region of the Arachis duranensis cultivar V14167 chromosome 10, aradu.V14167.gnm2.J7QH, whole genome shotgun sequence genome:
- the LOC107471353 gene encoding uncharacterized protein LOC107471353 isoform X2 has protein sequence MEKKREIVEYRERLDNTLASPHLTNYHMLKNLVQTQLLHSSKQQGDRDNLVETKTAEVSNFLDMLRSVSEYSEGSSTSTPSRTDWKIKQDNEEFRVMYREGPEGTPFHSLLAEGYVDGPVDVCLCLSWETPLYNKWWPHIIVPTFKITAAECLQKIQIGEQISLVRMKLSWPLSTREAIVHYYLFEYYQDDLVVVLLNSVSDSKSFTGFNSDVIPDAKDAVRIDVVGGFALQKVTPERSYFRTIANLDIKLDFVPPSLINFISRQLVGSGFRLYQKAVASMMKNDELSKVLEEPLYVRVHQALYSSNSGPNTMEGEDLTQVTSFHSADDLIQSKHDGGEDIRCPDRADQHRNNFNSDEIVEVDSKEIVEADNKEIVQIEEEEEDNKKDHGKRNVYISSEVRQALETLEKAISVVREHGFQFHSLLPSATFAIEKGGTVDSNSAKQNPETEAIQVPNSNIQGETSQEEPVNNSEIPNSRSKCYLKRSKL, from the exons AtggagaagaaaagagagattGTGGAGTATAGGGAGAGGCTGGACAACACTCTTGCCTCACCTCATCTGACAAATTATCACATGCTCAAAAACCTTGTTCAGACTCAACTCTTGCATTCTTCAAAACAACAAG GAGATAGAGATAATTTAGTAGAGACCAAGACAGCAGAGGTATCTAACTTTCTTGATATGTTGAGGAGTGTTTCTGAATATAGTGAGGGGTCTAGTACAAGTACACCATCACGCACTGATTGGAAA ATAAAACAGGATAATGAAGAGTTCCGTGTTATGTATCGCGAAGGGCCGGAGGGAACTCCGTTTCATTCATTGCTAGCTGAAGGCTATGTAGATGGGCCTGTTGATGTTT GTTTATGCCTTTCATGGGAGACACCTCTTTACAACAAATG GTGGCCTCATATTATTGTTCCAACCTTTAAAATTACTGCGGCCGAATGTTTGCAGAAGATCCAGATTGGGGAACAAATATCACTAGTCAG GATGAAGCTTTCATGGCCGCTGTCGACAAGGGAGGCTATAGTGCACTATTATCTGTTTGAGTACTATCAAGATGACTTAGTAGTTGTTCTTTTGAATTCG GTTTCTGACTCAAAAAGCTTCACTGGCTTCAACAGTGATGTAATTCCTGATGCCAAGGATGCTGTGAGAATTGATGTAGTTGGAGGCTTCGCTTTGCAGAAGGTGACACCAGAAAGAAGTTACTTTCG GACAATAGCAAACCTGGATATAAAGCTGGATTTTGTACCTCCTTCCCTCATAAACTTCATTTCGAGGCAGCTCGTCGGCAGTGGTTTCAGACTTTATCAAAAG GCTGTGGCTTCAATGATGAAAAATGATGAACTTAGCAAGGTCTTGGAGGAACCATTGTATGTCAGAGTTCATCAAGCTCTTTATAGCAGCAATAGTGGACCAAATACAATGGAAGGGGAGGATCTTACCCAAGTTACAAGCTTTCATTCTGCTGATGATCTTATACAAAGTAAGCACGACGGCGGAGAAGATATACGCTGTCCGGATAGAGCTGATCAACATAGAAATAATTTCAATTCCGATGAGATTGTAGAGGTAGATAGCAAAGAGATTGTAGAAGCAGATAATAAAGAGATAGTACAAattgaggaggaggaggaggataaCAAGAAAGATCATGGCAAGAGGAATGTATATATCAGTTCAGAAGTAAGACAGGCTCTAGAAACATTAGAGAAGGCTATTTCTGTGGTTAGAGAACATggttttcaatttcattcccTCTTGCCCTCTGCTACCTTTGCTATTGAAAAAGGAGGCACAGTTGATTCAAATTCTGCAAAACAAAATCCAGAAACCGAGGCTATCCAAGTACCAAACAGCAACATCCAGGGGGAAACTTCACAAGAAGAACCTGTGAATAACTCTGAAATCCCAAACTCAAG GAGCAAATGCTATCTTAAAAGAAGTAAACTATAA